Proteins encoded by one window of Streptococcus suis S735:
- the rimM gene encoding ribosome maturation factor RimM (Essential for efficient processing of 16S rRNA) encodes MNYFNVGKIVNTQGLQGEMRVLSVTDFAEERFKKGAKLALFDDKDQFAMEVEIASHRKAKNFDIIKFKGMYHINDIEKYKGFSLKIAEENLTDLEDGEFYYHEIIGLDVYENDILIGQIKEILQPGANDVWVVKRKGKKDLLLPYIPPVVLNIDIPNNRVDVELLEGLDDEN; translated from the coding sequence ATGAATTATTTTAACGTAGGAAAGATTGTTAACACGCAAGGCCTACAAGGGGAAATGCGTGTTTTGTCTGTGACCGATTTTGCTGAAGAACGTTTTAAAAAAGGGGCAAAGCTTGCACTTTTTGATGACAAGGATCAGTTTGCCATGGAAGTGGAAATTGCTAGTCACCGTAAGGCTAAGAACTTTGATATTATTAAGTTTAAGGGCATGTACCATATCAACGATATTGAAAAGTACAAGGGCTTTAGTTTGAAAATTGCCGAGGAAAATTTGACCGACCTTGAAGATGGTGAGTTTTATTACCATGAAATTATCGGCTTAGATGTCTATGAGAATGATATTCTGATCGGACAAATCAAGGAAATCTTGCAGCCAGGTGCCAATGATGTCTGGGTGGTGAAACGAAAAGGTAAGAAAGACCTGCTCTTGCCATATATTCCACCTGTTGTCTTGAACATTGATATTCCAAATAACCGTGTCGATGTGGAATTGCTCGAGGGCCTAGACGATGAGAATTGA
- the nth gene encoding endonuclease III, which translates to MVLSKKRARKVIEEIIALYPDAKPSLDFRNHFELVCAVLLSAQTTDAAVNKATPGLFAAFPTPQAMAAAEVKDIEPYISRLGLYRNKAKFLKDCAQQLMERHNGIVPQTREELEALAGVGRKTANVVLSVGFGIPAFAVDTHVGRICKHHDIVKKSATPLETEKRVMEVLPPELWLPAHQAMIYFGREVCHPKNPECEKFPQLYEFD; encoded by the coding sequence ATGGTATTATCAAAAAAACGTGCAAGAAAAGTTATTGAAGAAATCATCGCTCTATATCCTGATGCTAAGCCTAGCTTGGACTTTCGAAATCACTTTGAGTTGGTATGTGCAGTGCTCTTATCTGCTCAAACTACAGATGCTGCGGTAAATAAGGCAACACCTGGTTTGTTCGCAGCTTTCCCTACGCCCCAAGCCATGGCGGCAGCAGAAGTGAAGGATATTGAGCCTTATATTTCTCGTTTGGGTTTGTACCGAAACAAGGCAAAGTTTTTAAAAGACTGTGCCCAGCAGTTGATGGAACGGCATAATGGCATTGTCCCTCAAACTCGTGAGGAATTAGAAGCCTTGGCAGGAGTGGGAAGAAAAACGGCCAATGTTGTCTTAAGTGTCGGTTTCGGAATTCCCGCCTTTGCAGTTGATACCCACGTGGGACGGATTTGTAAACACCACGATATTGTCAAAAAATCAGCTACACCCCTGGAAACAGAAAAACGAGTCATGGAAGTCTTACCTCCTGAACTCTGGCTCCCTGCTCATCAAGCTATGATTTATTTTGGTCGTGAGGTTTGCCATCCTAAGAACCCTGAATGCGAAAAATTCCCACAATTATATGAATTTGACTAA
- a CDS encoding NAD(P)H-hydrate dehydratase — protein MDLQELCRKVIQARPRNSHKGSYGRVLLIGGLYPYGGAIIMAALASVNSGAGLVTVATEKDNIPALHSHLPEAMAFSFDDQALLISSLENADLVLIGPGFGENSRAEQLLDFVFEHLSDQQILVLDGSALTLVAKQNRKNFPCKQVILTPHQKEWERLSAIPVADQTSQRNLEALQSFQENTILVAKSSATQILKTQPNQVTPIGAGGPYQATGGMGDTLAGMIAGFAVQFPLVQLYERILVATYLHSYIADQLAQDYYLVKPTDVSRNIQKTMLQFQTQTTA, from the coding sequence ATGGACTTACAAGAACTCTGTAGAAAGGTCATTCAAGCAAGACCACGCAACAGCCATAAGGGAAGCTATGGTCGAGTCTTGCTGATTGGTGGACTGTATCCCTATGGTGGAGCGATTATCATGGCCGCACTAGCAAGCGTCAACAGTGGAGCAGGCTTGGTAACTGTTGCTACTGAAAAAGATAACATACCAGCCTTACATAGTCATCTGCCTGAAGCCATGGCATTTTCATTTGACGATCAAGCCTTACTGATAAGTAGCTTAGAAAATGCTGACTTGGTATTGATTGGTCCAGGTTTTGGGGAAAATAGCAGAGCTGAACAGTTATTGGACTTTGTTTTTGAACATTTATCTGACCAGCAGATTTTAGTTCTTGACGGCTCAGCCCTTACCTTAGTCGCAAAGCAAAACAGAAAGAACTTCCCGTGTAAACAAGTCATCCTGACACCCCACCAGAAAGAATGGGAACGGTTATCAGCCATTCCGGTTGCTGACCAAACAAGCCAAAGAAATCTTGAAGCCTTGCAATCTTTTCAAGAAAATACAATCCTTGTAGCTAAAAGTTCCGCTACTCAAATCCTAAAAACCCAGCCAAACCAAGTCACCCCAATAGGAGCTGGTGGTCCTTACCAAGCAACAGGAGGTATGGGAGATACTCTTGCAGGTATGATTGCAGGATTTGCTGTACAATTTCCCCTTGTTCAACTATATGAAAGAATCCTTGTAGCAACCTACCTCCACTCCTATATTGCCGACCAACTGGCTCAAGATTATTATCTTGTAAAGCCAACTGATGTCTCAAGAAACATCCAAAAGACAATGCTTCAATTTCAAACACAAACAACCGCCTAA
- a CDS encoding ABC transporter substrate-binding protein, producing the protein MKRLYSFFVGIIAIVLVLWGISYKLEADSTQGTTDKLVIYNWGDYIDPELLAEFTAETGIQVDYQTFDSNESMYTKIKQGGTTYDLTIPSEYMISKMTEENMLIKLDKSKIEGIENIDPRFMGLSFDKNNDYSIPYFWGTLGIVYNETMVENPPQEWEDLWSEEYRDNIMLIDGVREVMGFGLQSLGYSLNSNNPTEIEKAAEHLYNLTPNVKAIVADEIKGYMIQDAAAIAVSFSGEASEMLDGNENLRYVVPSKGSNLWFDNMVIPKTAKNIDGAYAFMSFMLRPENALRNAEYVGYSTPIPAAKAMLDEETQNDESFYPSEETMKKMEVYDNLGPEMLGMYNDLYLQFKMYRK; encoded by the coding sequence ATGAAACGATTGTATTCATTTTTTGTAGGAATTATAGCAATTGTCCTAGTTTTATGGGGAATTAGTTATAAGTTAGAAGCTGATTCAACCCAAGGGACAACTGATAAACTTGTCATCTATAACTGGGGCGATTATATTGACCCAGAATTACTCGCAGAATTCACTGCTGAAACAGGTATTCAGGTAGATTATCAGACCTTTGACTCCAACGAATCGATGTACACAAAGATTAAGCAGGGTGGAACAACATACGATTTGACAATCCCATCTGAGTACATGATTTCTAAGATGACAGAAGAAAATATGTTAATCAAGCTAGATAAGTCTAAGATTGAAGGGATAGAAAATATCGATCCACGATTTATGGGCCTTAGCTTTGATAAGAATAATGACTATTCTATTCCATATTTCTGGGGAACCTTGGGCATTGTTTACAATGAAACCATGGTAGAAAATCCTCCTCAGGAATGGGAAGACTTGTGGTCAGAGGAATACCGTGACAATATCATGTTAATTGATGGTGTGCGTGAAGTCATGGGCTTTGGTCTACAATCACTGGGCTATAGTCTCAATTCTAACAATCCTACCGAGATTGAAAAGGCAGCCGAACATCTTTATAATTTAACTCCAAATGTCAAAGCAATTGTTGCTGATGAGATAAAAGGTTATATGATACAAGATGCGGCAGCAATTGCTGTTTCTTTCTCAGGTGAGGCGAGTGAAATGTTAGATGGAAATGAAAATCTGCGCTATGTTGTACCATCAAAAGGTTCTAACCTGTGGTTTGATAACATGGTCATTCCAAAAACAGCAAAAAATATTGATGGAGCTTACGCCTTTATGAGTTTTATGCTTCGTCCTGAAAATGCGCTTCGCAATGCAGAATATGTTGGCTACTCAACACCAATTCCTGCAGCCAAGGCTATGCTGGATGAGGAGACTCAGAACGACGAATCCTTCTATCCTTCAGAAGAAACGATGAAGAAGATGGAAGTTTATGATAATCTTGGACCAGAGATGCTTGGAATGTATAATGACCTCTATCTCCAATTCAAGATGTATCGGAAATAG
- a CDS encoding YSIRK signal domain/LPXTG anchor domain surface protein — MKKKETFSLRKYKIGTVSVLLGAVFLFAGAPSVAADELTSLVETKVEATVPDVIVSESASESPVVEELVDTSVEATPTDVTTTDNVEETLGSEALENITNTEVEATQPAVETPAISEKKVEEEEKLAVADETTAITNQEEAKPQNIDSNTIITVPKVWDSGYKGEGTVVAIIDSGLDVDHDVLHISDLSTAKYKSEKEIEAAKEAAGITYGEWFNDKVVFGYNYVDVNTVLKEEDKRSHGMHVTSIATGNPTQPVAGQLMYGVAPEAQVMFMRVFSDLKATTGAALYVKAIEDAVKLGADSINLSLGGANGSVVNMNENVTAAIEAARRAGVSVVIAAGNDGTFGSGHSNPSADYPDYGLVGAPSTARDAISVASYNNTTVGSKVINIIGLENNADLNYGKSSFDNPEKSPVSFEIGKEYEYVYAGIGQASDFDGLNLIGKLALIKRGTISFSEKIANATAAGAVGVVIFNSRPGEANVSMQLDDTAIAIPSIFIPLEFGEALASNSYKIAFNNETDIRPNPEAGLLSDFSSWGLSADGELKPDLAAPGGAIYAAINDNDYANMQGTSMASPHVAGAAVLVKQYLQATYPTKSPQEIEALVKHLLMSTAKAHVNKETTAYTSPRQQGAGIIDTAAAISTGLYLTGEDGYGSITLGNVEDIFSFTVTLHNITNEDKTLNYSTQLTTDTVQNGLITLAPCLLAEIPGGKVTVKANSSTTVTINVDAASFAEELTGLMKNGYYLEGFVRFTDVADVGDIVSIPYVGFRGEFQNLAVLEEPIYNLIADGKGGFYFEPVTAQPDTVDISHHYTGLVTGSTELIYSTDKRSDFAIKTLGTFKNEAGYFVLELDESGKPHLAISPNGDDNQDSLALKGVFLRNYTDLVASVYAADDTERTNPLWESQPQSGNKNFYSGDPKNPKSSIIYPTEWNGTDSEGNALADGKYQYVLTYSSEVPGAAVQTMIFDVIIDRESPVITTATYDETNFTFNPRPAIEKGESGLYREQVFYLVADASGVTTIPSLLENGDVTVSDNKVFVAQNDDGSFTLPLDLADISKFYYTVEDYAGNISYEKVENLISIGNEKGLVTVNILDKDTNSPVPILFSYSVTDETGKIVAELPRYAGDTSVLKLPFGTYTFDLFLYDTEWSSLAGETKAVVTISEENSTAEVNFYVTLKDKANLLVDIDALLPSGSTIQLVTADGQTIQLPNAKYSKTDYGKFVPVGTYTILPTLPEGYEFLEELDVAVLANQSNVKKLTLINKVALKELIAELAGLEETARYYNASPELQTAYAKALEDANAVYANKHNQVQVDSALANLVAAREQLNGQATDKEKLIAEVSNYTPTQANFIYYNAENTKQIAYDTAVRSAQLVLNQENVTQAVVNQALADLLAAKANLDGQKTDISALRSAVSVSSVLKATDAKYLNASENVKQAYDQAVEAAKAILADESASQASVDQALAVLTSAQAELNGIATSTNDAKEPANTATDKKDEGTVTPPPIDSEKVDVQAPPVKDTGNSGHVSIGQKPNPQPTLPRPVTLQASLSSPNQEKQVTQLPNTGDNDTRYYLVLGVIIGLGTLLVSKRRHKEEV, encoded by the coding sequence ATGAAAAAGAAAGAAACTTTCTCACTTCGGAAGTATAAAATTGGAACTGTGTCTGTTCTTTTGGGTGCAGTTTTTTTGTTTGCAGGTGCACCATCGGTAGCTGCAGATGAATTGACAAGCCTTGTAGAGACTAAGGTGGAAGCAACTGTTCCTGACGTAATCGTCAGCGAATCAGCCTCAGAAAGTCCCGTTGTCGAGGAGTTAGTTGACACTTCTGTGGAGGCTACCCCAACTGATGTAACCACTACAGATAATGTAGAGGAAACACTTGGCTCAGAAGCTCTTGAAAACATCACAAATACAGAAGTAGAAGCGACTCAACCAGCTGTAGAAACTCCAGCTATTTCAGAGAAAAAAGTAGAAGAAGAGGAGAAGCTTGCCGTAGCAGATGAGACTACTGCTATTACTAATCAGGAAGAAGCGAAACCACAAAACATTGATAGTAATACAATCATTACAGTACCTAAAGTTTGGGATAGTGGTTACAAGGGCGAAGGAACAGTAGTTGCAATCATAGATTCAGGTCTTGACGTTGACCACGATGTATTGCATATTTCAGATCTCTCAACCGCAAAATATAAATCAGAAAAAGAGATAGAAGCAGCTAAAGAAGCAGCAGGAATTACCTACGGCGAATGGTTTAACGATAAGGTTGTATTTGGTTATAACTATGTTGATGTGAATACTGTCTTGAAAGAAGAAGACAAACGTTCACACGGTATGCACGTAACGAGTATTGCCACAGGAAATCCGACACAACCAGTCGCTGGACAATTAATGTATGGTGTAGCTCCTGAAGCGCAAGTCATGTTTATGCGTGTATTCTCAGACCTCAAAGCTACAACAGGCGCAGCATTGTACGTAAAGGCGATTGAAGATGCTGTAAAATTAGGTGCAGATAGCATCAACCTCAGCCTGGGAGGAGCTAACGGCTCTGTTGTTAACATGAATGAAAATGTGACTGCAGCAATCGAGGCTGCTCGTCGTGCAGGTGTTTCTGTTGTTATTGCTGCTGGTAATGATGGAACATTTGGTTCAGGTCATTCTAATCCGTCAGCCGATTATCCAGATTATGGCTTGGTCGGAGCTCCTTCAACAGCTCGCGATGCAATTTCTGTCGCTTCTTACAATAACACAACGGTTGGCAGTAAAGTAATTAATATCATTGGCTTAGAAAATAATGCTGATTTGAATTACGGTAAGAGTTCGTTCGATAATCCAGAGAAAAGTCCTGTATCATTTGAAATTGGGAAGGAATATGAATATGTCTATGCAGGAATCGGTCAGGCTTCGGATTTTGATGGTTTAAATTTGATTGGAAAACTTGCGCTTATTAAACGAGGAACCATCAGTTTCTCAGAAAAAATAGCCAATGCAACAGCTGCAGGGGCAGTAGGGGTCGTTATTTTCAATAGCCGCCCAGGTGAAGCCAATGTGAGCATGCAACTGGATGATACAGCTATCGCAATTCCATCTATCTTCATTCCATTGGAATTTGGTGAAGCTTTGGCATCTAACTCATATAAGATTGCGTTCAATAACGAAACAGATATTCGCCCTAACCCAGAAGCAGGTCTTCTTTCAGATTTTTCAAGTTGGGGTCTATCAGCGGATGGCGAGCTAAAACCAGACTTAGCTGCTCCAGGTGGTGCTATTTATGCAGCCATCAATGATAATGACTATGCCAACATGCAGGGAACAAGTATGGCTTCACCACACGTAGCAGGAGCAGCCGTACTAGTAAAACAATATTTACAGGCAACTTACCCTACTAAGTCCCCTCAAGAAATCGAAGCCTTAGTAAAACACTTGCTTATGTCTACTGCTAAAGCACATGTGAACAAAGAAACAACAGCCTACACTTCCCCTCGCCAACAAGGTGCAGGTATCATCGATACTGCGGCAGCTATTTCTACAGGTTTATATTTGACTGGCGAAGACGGTTATGGCAGCATTACCTTGGGAAATGTTGAGGATATATTCAGCTTTACGGTCACACTTCATAACATTACAAACGAAGATAAGACTTTAAACTACTCAACACAGTTAACAACGGATACTGTTCAAAACGGATTGATTACCTTGGCTCCGTGTCTATTAGCAGAGATTCCTGGCGGTAAGGTGACTGTGAAAGCCAATTCAAGTACAACTGTTACAATTAATGTCGATGCAGCAAGCTTTGCAGAAGAATTGACAGGTTTAATGAAAAACGGTTACTATCTTGAAGGTTTTGTTCGATTTACAGATGTAGCCGATGTCGGTGATATTGTCAGCATTCCATACGTTGGTTTCCGTGGGGAATTCCAAAATCTAGCCGTTCTAGAAGAGCCGATTTACAATCTTATTGCCGATGGTAAGGGGGGCTTCTACTTTGAACCTGTTACAGCACAACCAGATACTGTTGACATCAGCCATCACTACACAGGTCTTGTTACAGGAAGTACGGAGTTAATCTATTCTACAGACAAACGATCTGACTTTGCGATCAAGACTCTAGGTACATTTAAAAATGAAGCAGGATACTTTGTTTTAGAGCTCGATGAGTCTGGTAAGCCTCATTTAGCTATCTCGCCAAATGGGGATGACAACCAAGATTCGCTCGCTTTGAAAGGTGTCTTCTTGAGAAATTATACGGATTTAGTCGCAAGCGTCTATGCTGCAGATGATACCGAACGAACAAATCCACTTTGGGAAAGTCAACCACAGTCAGGCAATAAGAACTTCTATAGTGGTGATCCTAAAAATCCAAAATCAAGCATTATTTACCCTACTGAATGGAATGGGACAGACAGCGAGGGAAATGCTTTAGCAGATGGTAAGTATCAATACGTTTTGACCTACTCATCTGAAGTTCCAGGTGCAGCAGTACAAACTATGATTTTCGACGTTATCATTGATAGAGAATCACCAGTTATCACCACAGCTACCTATGATGAAACAAACTTTACATTTAACCCTCGTCCAGCCATTGAAAAAGGAGAATCCGGTCTATATCGCGAGCAAGTATTCTACCTTGTAGCGGATGCAAGCGGTGTGACAACTATTCCTTCCTTATTAGAAAATGGTGATGTAACCGTTTCTGATAACAAGGTATTTGTGGCACAAAACGACGATGGCTCCTTTACATTGCCTCTTGACCTTGCAGATATTTCAAAATTCTACTACACAGTAGAGGATTATGCTGGTAACATCAGCTATGAAAAAGTAGAGAATCTGATCAGTATCGGCAATGAAAAAGGGTTGGTAACTGTCAATATTCTTGATAAAGATACAAATAGTCCTGTACCAATACTTTTCTCTTACTCAGTCACCGATGAAACAGGCAAGATTGTTGCAGAATTACCACGATATGCCGGCGATACTAGCGTTCTTAAGCTACCATTTGGTACTTACACCTTTGATTTATTCTTATATGATACAGAATGGTCAAGCCTAGCAGGTGAAACCAAAGCAGTCGTGACGATTTCGGAAGAAAATAGCACTGCCGAGGTGAATTTCTATGTGACTTTGAAAGATAAGGCCAACTTGCTGGTAGATATTGATGCATTACTACCTTCTGGTTCAACCATCCAACTGGTAACTGCTGATGGCCAGACTATTCAGCTACCAAATGCTAAATATTCTAAGACCGATTATGGTAAATTTGTACCAGTTGGTACCTACACTATCCTTCCAACCCTCCCAGAAGGCTATGAATTTTTGGAAGAATTAGACGTAGCAGTACTTGCAAACCAGTCAAATGTTAAGAAATTAACCTTGATTAATAAAGTTGCTTTGAAAGAACTGATTGCTGAACTTGCGGGACTTGAAGAAACAGCGCGTTATTACAATGCTAGTCCAGAACTTCAAACTGCCTATGCTAAAGCATTAGAAGATGCCAATGCAGTATATGCCAACAAACACAATCAGGTACAAGTAGATTCAGCACTTGCCAATCTTGTGGCAGCGAGAGAGCAGCTAAACGGTCAGGCTACCGATAAGGAAAAACTAATTGCTGAAGTATCAAACTACACACCGACTCAGGCAAACTTTATTTATTACAATGCTGAAAATACCAAACAAATTGCCTATGATACAGCTGTTCGTTCAGCACAACTTGTATTGAACCAAGAGAATGTAACACAGGCAGTTGTCAACCAAGCGTTGGCGGACTTGTTAGCGGCGAAAGCCAACTTAGATGGTCAAAAGACTGATATTTCAGCCCTTCGTAGCGCAGTATCCGTTTCTTCCGTATTAAAAGCGACAGATGCTAAGTATCTCAATGCATCTGAAAACGTGAAACAAGCTTATGACCAGGCAGTTGAAGCAGCGAAAGCGATTCTAGCTGATGAATCTGCAAGCCAAGCAAGTGTCGATCAAGCTCTAGCCGTTCTGACAAGCGCGCAGGCAGAACTGAATGGTATTGCTACTTCAACAAATGATGCCAAAGAGCCAGCAAATACTGCCACTGACAAAAAAGATGAAGGCACTGTAACGCCTCCACCTATAGACTCAGAAAAAGTTGATGTACAGGCACCTCCTGTAAAAGATACTGGGAATTCAGGGCATGTATCGATCGGTCAGAAGCCAAACCCTCAACCAACTTTACCTCGTCCAGTCACTTTGCAAGCTAGTCTATCTAGCCCTAATCAAGAAAAACAGGTAACTCAACTACCAAATACTGGAGACAATGATACGAGATACTATCTTGTTCTTGGTGTCATTATTGGGCTAGGGACTCTGTTGGTAAGCAAACGACGTCATAAAGAAGAAGTCTAA
- a CDS encoding ClC family H(+)/Cl(-) exchange transporter gives MENHRKEVSFISQSILYSVLRGSLVGIVAGLVVVAFRLAIEKLFSVFTHLYSLATDNAIYLLLIGGLYLVIALLVGKLIKDEPNAKGSGIPQVEAELKGIMDLNWWSVLWRKFIGGVLSIASGLMLGREGPSIQLGAVTAKGVSVLLKSSEMERRSLIASGAAAGLAAAFNAPIAGLLFVVEEVYHQFSRLVWVSALAASITANFISLHVFGLMPVLHMPKDLQLLSLDQYWIYILLGVFLGLAGYVYEIVILNIQDFYTLLSKIIPLPVPYYSVFAFLFIIPIGYFFPNLLGGGHHLILELPYLEQGLLTLAILILIRFVWSMISYGSGLPGGIFLPILTLGSLLGLFVARFFLDIGFISQEQMLLFIVLGMAGFFAAISKAPLTAIILVTEMVGSLNQLMVIGLVALSSYVMMDLLGGAPVYEAMLEKILPEEVEQQEHMTLIEVVVNETLDRRFVSELRLPDSCLITSQIHHGKSRIVKGNSQLSMGDSLLVAVPISQIHTVRRIFEGD, from the coding sequence ATGGAAAATCACCGGAAAGAAGTTAGTTTTATTTCTCAATCAATCCTCTATTCGGTTCTGCGTGGTAGTTTAGTTGGCATTGTCGCTGGTTTAGTGGTCGTTGCATTTCGCTTAGCCATTGAAAAACTATTTTCTGTCTTTACGCACCTCTATTCTCTGGCAACAGACAATGCAATCTATTTACTTCTTATTGGAGGGCTTTATCTGGTCATAGCTTTACTTGTTGGCAAGTTGATCAAAGACGAGCCAAATGCAAAAGGTTCTGGTATACCTCAGGTGGAGGCAGAACTAAAAGGAATTATGGATTTGAACTGGTGGTCAGTCCTTTGGAGAAAATTTATCGGCGGTGTTTTATCCATTGCATCTGGTCTAATGCTGGGGCGTGAAGGTCCCAGTATTCAATTAGGAGCTGTAACGGCTAAAGGTGTATCAGTTCTTCTTAAATCCAGTGAAATGGAAAGAAGGAGTTTGATTGCTAGTGGCGCTGCGGCAGGTTTGGCAGCAGCTTTCAATGCACCAATAGCAGGCCTTTTATTTGTTGTGGAGGAAGTCTATCATCAGTTTTCACGTCTGGTATGGGTCTCCGCCCTGGCAGCCAGTATCACTGCGAACTTTATTTCCTTACATGTTTTTGGATTAATGCCTGTTTTGCATATGCCGAAGGACTTACAGTTACTATCTCTTGACCAATATTGGATCTATATCTTACTTGGAGTTTTCCTTGGCCTTGCTGGATATGTGTATGAAATTGTTATCCTCAATATACAAGATTTCTATACCCTCCTCTCAAAAATCATTCCTCTCCCAGTTCCATACTACAGTGTATTTGCCTTTTTGTTTATTATACCGATTGGTTATTTTTTCCCTAATCTGTTGGGTGGCGGGCATCATTTGATTTTAGAGCTTCCATATTTGGAACAAGGACTACTGACATTGGCAATCTTGATTTTAATACGATTTGTATGGAGCATGATTTCCTATGGTTCTGGTCTACCAGGGGGCATCTTTTTACCCATATTAACCTTAGGAAGTCTCCTTGGGCTTTTTGTCGCACGGTTCTTCCTTGATATTGGTTTCATCAGTCAGGAGCAGATGCTATTGTTTATTGTATTGGGAATGGCAGGCTTTTTCGCAGCGATTTCCAAAGCACCTCTAACTGCTATTATTTTAGTAACTGAAATGGTTGGAAGTTTGAACCAATTGATGGTCATCGGGTTGGTAGCTTTGAGTTCCTATGTGATGATGGACCTCTTAGGTGGCGCGCCAGTCTATGAAGCAATGTTGGAAAAAATTCTGCCAGAAGAAGTAGAACAGCAAGAACACATGACCTTAATAGAGGTTGTTGTCAACGAAACATTGGACAGAAGATTTGTTAGCGAGTTACGTTTGCCGGATTCATGCTTGATCACCAGTCAAATTCATCACGGTAAGTCAAGGATTGTGAAAGGAAATAGCCAACTTTCTATGGGGGATTCCTTGCTCGTTGCAGTTCCAATCTCTCAAATTCATACCGTTCGTAGGATATTTGAGGGAGATTAG
- the guaC gene encoding GMP reductase: MFNETPVFDYEDIQLIPNKCIINSRSEADTTVTLGKYSFKLPVVPANMQTIIDEDVAEMLAKDGYFYIMHRFDEAGRIPFIKRMHEQGLIASISVGVKEYEYEFVTSLKADAPEFITIDIAHGHAESVIKMIQHIKKELPETFVIAGNVGTPEAVRELENAGADATKVGIGPGKVCITKVKTGFGTGGWQLAALRWCAKAARKPIIADGGIRTHGDIAKSIRFGASMVMIGSLFAGHIESPGKTIEVDGEKFKEYYGSASEYQKGAYKNVEGKKILLPAKGHLKDTLVEMEQDLQSSISYAGGRDITSLKHVDYVIVKNSIWNGDSI; this comes from the coding sequence ATGTTCAACGAAACTCCAGTTTTTGACTACGAAGATATTCAGCTCATTCCAAATAAATGTATCATCAATAGCCGTTCCGAGGCAGATACAACAGTGACTCTTGGGAAATATAGCTTTAAATTACCAGTTGTTCCAGCTAATATGCAGACTATTATTGATGAAGATGTGGCAGAAATGCTTGCCAAAGATGGTTATTTCTACATCATGCATCGTTTCGATGAAGCTGGTCGTATTCCATTTATCAAACGCATGCACGAGCAAGGTTTGATTGCTTCTATCTCTGTTGGTGTAAAAGAATATGAATATGAGTTTGTGACTAGCTTGAAAGCTGATGCCCCTGAGTTTATCACCATTGATATTGCTCATGGCCATGCAGAAAGTGTTATCAAGATGATTCAACATATCAAGAAAGAACTGCCTGAGACATTTGTTATTGCAGGTAATGTCGGTACTCCAGAAGCAGTTCGTGAACTAGAAAATGCTGGTGCAGATGCGACAAAAGTTGGTATTGGTCCAGGTAAAGTATGTATTACAAAGGTTAAGACTGGTTTTGGTACAGGTGGTTGGCAGTTGGCTGCCCTTCGTTGGTGCGCAAAAGCTGCCCGCAAACCAATTATTGCGGACGGTGGTATTCGTACCCACGGAGATATTGCCAAATCCATCCGCTTCGGTGCAAGCATGGTCATGATTGGTTCGCTCTTTGCCGGTCACATTGAAAGCCCAGGTAAAACAATTGAAGTTGATGGTGAGAAATTCAAAGAGTACTACGGTTCAGCATCTGAATACCAAAAAGGTGCTTATAAAAACGTAGAAGGTAAGAAAATCTTACTCCCTGCCAAAGGACATTTAAAAGATACTCTGGTTGAAATGGAGCAAGATTTGCAGTCATCTATTTCTTATGCAGGAGGACGTGACATTACCAGCTTGAAGCATGTGGACTATGTTATCGTGAAAAACTCTATCTGGAATGGTGACTCTATCTAG